A part of Glutamicibacter arilaitensis Re117 genomic DNA contains:
- a CDS encoding ParB family protein, whose amino-acid sequence MTRPTPRKSSLAGSSPVTPPQPAAQADPVPAASVPAAPATATRAVAPKPTDGKKKYPHKVSFYQDPEDTARVRGAILYTMTTEGNRNLSQFVNRAVMAEVERLEAKYNNGEPFPSVGAREMPQGGAAAAGSED is encoded by the coding sequence ATGACCCGCCCCACCCCGCGCAAATCATCCCTTGCCGGTTCAAGTCCCGTCACCCCACCTCAACCAGCTGCACAGGCGGACCCAGTGCCCGCGGCCAGCGTGCCGGCCGCCCCAGCTACCGCAACGCGGGCAGTGGCGCCGAAGCCGACCGACGGCAAAAAGAAGTACCCGCATAAGGTTTCGTTTTACCAAGACCCCGAGGACACCGCCCGGGTGCGCGGTGCCATCCTTTACACGATGACCACCGAGGGAAACCGCAACCTGTCCCAGTTCGTCAACCGCGCCGTGATGGCCGAGGTTGAGCGCCTGGAAGCCAAATACAACAACGGCGAGCCCTTCCCATCGGTGGGAGCCCGCGAGATGCCCCAGGGCGGCGCGGCGGCCGCAGGGTCCGAGGACTAG
- a CDS encoding DUF192 domain-containing protein, which yields MRAHAAAAVALAGLLAGCASTPPEPATALVALGSGLEFQVEHARTADEQRTGLAGRSELSEDQGILFSFASQSERQVWMAGMKFPLDVAWIADHRVIAVQTLEPCTEVEQDRCPRWTSPNYVDALLEVRAGALAGIDAGTVVTIREENP from the coding sequence ATGCGGGCGCACGCGGCCGCCGCAGTGGCCTTGGCTGGCCTGCTAGCCGGATGCGCTTCGACGCCTCCGGAACCCGCGACCGCCCTCGTCGCACTCGGCTCGGGCCTGGAATTCCAGGTAGAGCATGCCCGCACTGCCGACGAGCAGCGCACGGGCCTCGCTGGCCGGTCCGAGCTGTCGGAGGATCAAGGCATTCTGTTTTCATTCGCCAGCCAATCAGAACGCCAAGTATGGATGGCCGGAATGAAATTCCCGCTCGACGTCGCCTGGATCGCGGATCACCGCGTGATCGCTGTACAGACCCTTGAACCCTGTACCGAGGTCGAACAAGATCGCTGTCCGCGCTGGACGTCTCCCAACTACGTCGACGCGCTGTTAGAAGTCCGGGCGGGTGCCCTCGCAGGCATCGACGCCGGAACCGTCGTGACCATCCGAGAGGAAAACCCATGA